A portion of the Hoplias malabaricus isolate fHopMal1 chromosome 1, fHopMal1.hap1, whole genome shotgun sequence genome contains these proteins:
- the c1h1orf115 gene encoding required for drug-induced death protein 1: MSRGKLRRSKKKNKTPPNEDKSNNFDYEPHGEERETPRSEKLKPDSAPREKERSSKSPERKSEKRKTSKKVHIALLPDRYEPLEEEDEAEGHTEEKTKEKQHKYHKFRKNVGKAFRYSWKCLVVGLQSFSSGYSGPLSAAATLVPQVQRPSSRA, translated from the exons ATGTCGCGAGGGAAGCTCCGCAGATCcaaaaagaagaacaaaactcCCCCAAATGAGGACAAATCCAACAATTTCGACTACGAACCCCACGGGGAAGAGCGTGAGACCCCCAGGAGTGAAAAGCTGAAGCCTGACTCCGCTCCCAGAGAAAAAGAGCGGAGCTCAAAGTCCccggagagaaagagtgaaaaacGAAAAACGTCCAAAAAAGTGCACATAGCCCTGCTGCCGGACAGATACGAACctctggaggaggaggacgaagCTGAGGGACACACAGAGGAGAAAACTAAGGAGAAACAGCACAAATACCACAAGTTCAGGAAA aatgtTGGGAAAGCGTTCCGTTACAGCTGGAAGTGTCTGGTTGTTGGACTCCAGAGTTTCAGTTCGGGATACTCAGGGCCCCTGAGCGCGGCTGCTACACTAGTGCCACAGGTCCAGAGGCCCAGCTCCAGAGCTTGA